The Leishmania braziliensis MHOM/BR/75/M2904 complete genome, chromosome 30 genome segment ACCGAGGCTCTCGGGCGCGTGTATGGGTCGCCTTGCCGGCTTGATTGCACGTCCCGATTCCGGCGCTCTTTCACCCCGCAGAGCAGGAGGGAGACAAAATGGAGAGgtgggtatgtgtgcgtgcgacACAGTGAGGAGAAAGCGCAGAAggtgagggggtggtggtgtttgAGAGGCAACACACAGGAAGAGGGCAATGCAGGCACATACACATCGCAAGGCTCAAAAAGAAGCGCAGACACATGATCACAGCTCTGTCCGCCAGCGGTAACTCTCCGCTTTTCCGCTGGAAAAGGTCACCAcctgccgcctccgcgcaAATGAGGGAGACATCGCTAGGCTTTGCTGAGGAGGACGCGCCATAGCCTTACGAGTAGCGTATAattcgtgtgtgtgggtgtgggtgtttctcttcctttgGCTTGCCTGGACGTGCGCTTGTCGAGTAGCGCAGTCGGTGCGTTTCGCGTCAACTTCTTTACTTCATGGAAAGAGGAACATTTCatagagaaaagggaaagagagcgcgcgaaAAAAGCGCACAAAGTGCATGGCAACAGAGTTCGACGCGAGGTatgagagaggcgggggcggcaggggaggggggatgggAGAGAAGCACGTTGATCCGTTGTGAGACAGAGACTGACAAACGACGGCAAATGCGTACAACTGTGTTGTCAGTTGCCCGCCTCTTACATTTCCCTATCCCTCACTTTTGGTCCCCGCTTCAGTCGTGACAACTCCTGTGTAGCGCACTTTGTACTTCCTCTGCCGCATTTGGCCTCACCTTGCCATTCCTCGGCTCCGCAGCCCTCTTGCTCGTCTGTCATGGGCATCTCTCTGTGAGCCAAGGGGTGCGGTTGTGTCTTCATATGGCGTGCACAGGATTGCTCaccagacacacacacgcgcgctgaATTGACGCTAAAGACAaaaaggaagggaaagagaggaggaagcgcagAGGTGTCTGACGAGCCACGCCCGACATGCCACACGCTCCGtgtcctcctttttttttcatgtttttttttttttttgcgaaGAAGAACGACGTTGCTTTGGCGCTCCGTTTGCGTtgcctcctcaccccctcttTCGCCGCATTCCCACGTATGGGACGCCTGCCTGCACGCGGGGGCGTCATCGtcacttctcttctccctcccccctcctgtcTGCTTCATTCGCATCAGCAACGAGAAGCTGCGACGAACACCGCCGTCCTCCACACGGGAGTAAACCCCAAATCGCTTTTGCACGACCAAAGGATATCCGAACAGCGAAGGAAGCTcggaaagagggagacgcACCCACCAAAGGTGCCCGTCTCAGAAGTTGCGACgttgggagagggagaaaataGGTCTCTGTGTTCTCCCATTACACCCTGTGAAGGACCTCTCTCTAACGCGCGTGTGTACATCAACCACAAGTGGCGCTTGTGGGTCCATTCGGTGGCTCTGCGTTGCTTTGGTGTTGTGCATCCGATGCGGCAGCGACTGTGACATgtctttctcccctttccgctCGCCAAATAGCAGAGGGGTAATTCGCTCGGTGCCGTCGTTGGatgccgtggcggcgcttTCGACCTCTCCCCGTGCCTTTTGCATGTGCTTCCACTCATGCTTTCTTCTTGTCAGTGCTCTTGTCCGGCTTGATGGCAAACAGCTTTGTGGCTGAGGTGATCATGTGCGGTAGACGGCCGTACATCACCTGAGCGACGTTCTCCATGAAGGTAAAGGCGGCTGGGCTGATGGGGTACTGCAGAATCGGCGGAATGGTCGTCTTCACGCCAGGAATGCGGTCCATTGTCGAGGCACGCACAATGCAGTTGCCCCGCAGACCCTCACGACCAGCGAAGCGATCGAAGCCGCTTATCTTTACGCCACCAAACGGCAGTGACTGGCAGAGATAGTTAATGCCAAAATCGTTGATGTTCACCATGCCAGTGCGGATGCGATCCGCAATGGCATGTGCGCGCGGGATGTTGGCGCTGAACACGCTGGAGCCGAGTCCGTAGGCGCACGCGTTAACCATCTTCACGGCGTCTTGGTCCGTCTTGAACTTCATAATGACCATCACAGGACCAAACACCTCCTCCTGGGCGATTGGCATGTCTGGCGTCACGTTCGTCAGAATGGTCGCCGGGAAGAAGTGGTCGCTCGCCGCCTTTCCGCCACAGACGAGGGTGGCGCCTGCCTTCACCGTGTCGTCCACCAGCCGCTGGATCGTCGGGATGGCCGCCCTGCCCATCGTCATGGCGCCGAGGTCGTACTGGCCCTGCGAAGCGGGGCCCTGGGTGAGTGCACGCGTCAGGCGAGTTACCTCGAGCACCAGCTGGTCATGGATCCTCTCCTGCACGAGAATGCGCTCGAGGCCGACGCAGTTCTGCCCGCAATTCTGGAAGTTACCGCGCATCACCACGGGGATCACCTGCTCCAGGTCCGCGTCCTCACAAATGATCGCTGGGTCCTTGCCACCTAGTTCCAGCACAACCGGcgtcagcgtcgctgcggcgttGCGCATAATGACCTTGCCAACACCAGGAGACCCAATAAAGATGAGCTTGTCTACCGACGACACGACAGCCTCGCCCGTCTCCGCAAAGCCCGTGAGGAACGACACGAGGTCTGACGAGTAGCCTAGCTGGCGCAGGCCGTCCTTGACGATCGACTCGTAGTAGGAGGCGTAGTAGGACGAGTACTCCGACACCTTCCCGACGAAGGCGTTACCAGCGAAGAGGGCGGAGATCATGGGTCCGTAGATGTTGTGGAAGGGGTAGTTCCACGACACGATAGCGCCAATGACGCCGAAGGGCACGTAGCTCACGCTGGCGCGCTTGTGGATTGTCATGGGGCCAACATCGCGCACCTCGTCTTGAAGCACCTCCTCACCATGCGCGGCAGTCCAGCGCAGCTTCTCGAAGGTGGTCAGCATCTCGCCTAGTGTGCCATCCATCATTGTCTTACCGCACTCCACGCAGGCCGTCTGGCAGATGAACTCCTGGTGGGCGAGGATGTAGTCCATGAGGGCGAAGAGCAGCTTGCGTCGCGTAGAAAAGGGAGTGAGTGCCCAGACCTGCTGTGCTCTGCGggccttctccaccacctcacGCACCTCCGCCGGCGTGAACGCCTTCACGGTGCCAATAGGGACATTGGTGCCCTTGTCGTAGCACTGAATCTTGCCCTCGCCGGCAGAGCGGGGGTTGAGAGTTTCCGCGGCGGGTGTCGCCGTGAACGtcaccgccggcagcggcacctgaATCGTTGGCGCGGTGTAGCGATCGAAGGTCTgcgccacgcacgcccaGAGCCATTTGAAGATGGTGTAGGCGCGCACCAAAAGGTCTGCGATTAGGACGTAGGAAAGGAGCATTTCTTTTGTGCGTACAAATTTTTCCGTTAGTGTTGTTGTTCGTCTGAACTTGCGGCTTCTGCGGAGGATGACGGGGGCCCGCTCAAGTTTTTCACGTTGGCTTGTTCGATCAACTCCACACCCCCTTTATGTTTTTCCCTTGAAGCGGAAGGctggggaaagagaggacaggagaggaaagaagacaGCGAGCACAGTTGCCtcaagcgcacacacaaaaccACGCAGGCACGAAAACTTGAGCCAACAGGgtgacagggagagagagaaaaaaaaaaaaaaagagaaaaaaaaagaggaaaaaagagacgaGAAGCGGAGCGGGGGCGGAGTGGGAAGAAAGGGACGAGGGAGGAAACGACagcccacagagagagagagaaaaatgagCGATGCAATGACGGGGTCACTAATAATTGGTGAAGTGTGTACTGGTAAAGCCAGTTGTGCGTTCGGTGTGATAGTAACAGGAGGAAAATGTGCGCACGCGTTGGGATGAAAGGCACACGCGTGGGCGGGTCATGTCCGTACGTTGGGTACAAGTCAGAGTCGACAAGGCAGAAGGGgttgaaggaggaggcaccgAGGGaaaatgagagagagggataTGTCTACTGACGCCATAGTCACAATGAACGTGGCAGAATGCGCAGACGCATACTAAAatacatacacatacactcACATCTGGCACCAAGCGAAGAAGGAGCGATGCGGCCATAGTGGCCAACACCATCATGCAACTTCCTCTCATCCCTTCCTTCCATCAGAAGCTACGCCTACAGTGGCTGTCCAGAAGGCGCTTTACTCCAGCGGCTCTACTGCACTGTGCACTGAAGTGCAGGAGGacgggagggaggaaaatAAGACAGATGTGAAAGCAgccgcctccctcacccATGTGTCACCTTTCATCAGTTTCTCTACTTCGTTGCGTGTTGCTATTGGCGTGAGcctgcgcacgtgtgccCCTTGTGCCATTCAGCATCGTGTGCAGACTCTGTAAAGACCAAACGAGAGCGCTGTCGACACAGTAAGTTTGACTAGTTGTCTGTCTTGCTGAGTGTCAAATGCCTTTTTTGTTGCCTTCTCCAGTCCACCTCGCTTTTCAAACTGGCTTCAGCTCTCagacatgcgcacacacagagagagagacgggcgTGCTCTCTTACCAGGAAGAGGATTACACCCACGCAGACAACGCCGCAATCGCAAAGAAAAAGATCCGCCGCAACGCAGAACAAACGTGACGCAAACGGAGAGTCTCATCGCCGCCGGCACACAGCGTGAAGCGGGACGTGGTGGGGGTGATGGTGGAAGCGTCCCTCCAGCCTTTTCGCATgtcttcctttcccttttttttttccgcaGGTGTGTACAACGCGTGTCACCAAGCGTCGCCGCCAATCAACTCACACCTCCGACGACGACATTATGCCACAGGCTTTTTGTCTCGTCTGAAGAGTATTAAACAACAAGCATGGCAGCTGAATGAGTGGGAGACGTGACAGTGGTGGGCGCAGGCGACAAAGAGGCCACAGACCGGGCTTACGGGCGTCTGAAGGCGCCCTTTCCACATCTCCCCATCCCTGCTGCCCTCTTCCCTACAGTATGCGCATTGGTCACACAAGAGGAGAGCAGAAtaggggaagagaagagggaaacaaCAAACGGGTAAAGAACGAGTCTGTGCAAGTGAGCCAGACGCCAAAGCCGGTGCGACTCCTCCTttgcacgcgcacagaccGCATCGGATTAGGCGACTGAGCGATGTCGTGCAAGCAGCGAGAGCGGGGAAAGAGTCATGGGTGGTTCtgttcttccctcccctccccccttcctcctcagAGACACcctcacatacacacaggcatCAGGATGTACAAATCAATGCAGGTGtcgctcttccctcttcgcaGCGCGCGCTTGGTAGTACatatgcacgtgtgtgtgtgtgtgtgtgtgtgtgtgtgtgtgtgtgtgtgtgcgtagggCCTCTATGCTGATAGAGTGTTTCTCGCGGCGCACTACCTCTTTCGGTagcgctccacctcctcccagatggcgcggcgcagctggcacTCGGAAACCTCCGCGTGCATGTCGAAGGCGAGGTCTAGCTCTGGGGGAGCTGGATAGCTCTTGCAGTCTGGACCACCAACACTGCTGAAGAAAGGGTGGTTGAGTGCTTCCTGTGCGGTAATGCGCTTCTCTGGTTCAAAGGTGAGCATCTTCGTGACCAAATCCAGCCCATCATTGGGCAGCttcgacagcagctgcgagagcGGTCGGGTGCCCTTATACTTCTTGGCTATTTCGTTCACATTGGTCAGtccagagctgctgctgctacgtTCAATAAAGCCGACCCCCGTGATAGGAATACTAGAGAGCACAAACTGAAGCTGGTGAATGTAGTCGCGGCCGGCGAACAACGGCCGCTGCATGGTGTACTCGGCAATGACGCAGCCAACGGCCCAAATATCGATCGGATAGCTGTACGGGcacatgagcagcagctcgggTGGTCGGTACCACCGGGTGACGACGTAGTCGGTCAAGTCGAGCGGCTCACTCAATCTATGCAGGCCGGCACGCGCTAGACCAAAGTCACATACTATCGCCTCCTCTGCATCCTTCTCATCGCGCAGCAAAATGTTGCTGGGTTTGATGTCACGATGCACCATGCCCATAGAGTGCATGTCTGCCAGACACCGAAGCACTCGCACGCTGATGCGACGCAGCATGTCCATCGACTCGCACTTGTTCTGCCGAATGATGGAGAAGAGATCCAGATCGTAGAGGTCTGTCACCAAGTACAAGTCGCGAAACTCCATGATGGAGTctcgaggcggcagcacacgAATCAGCCGAAGAATGTTGCGACACCCACACTCTTTGAGGATGCGCAGGAGAAGTACCTCGCGCCATATGCGGCGGCCATCAATTAAGTCCTCAAACACACGACTCACGCGCTTGATGGCCACCTCTTGGAAAGTGCGGTCGTCTAACGCAGCGCAAACCACGCCGTATGCACCGTGCCCAATTACGCTCGTCACAGTGTAGCTATCATCGATATCAAAGCTCTGCCCTCGCACGCGGTACACCTTTCGTCCTCGCTGCGCCGAGACGAGCTGCACTACATTGGTGGAGGAAGTAAAGCTGCCGTTACCAGCTGCATTGCTCGTCATTTTGTTACGCCACTGCAGGACGCCGACGTCAGCCTCCAAGACTGTGCGAAAAATGAATGAAGAAGgtgaggagagcgagcgcgagaaagagacgcgCAGTActggcacacacgcacacacgcacgcacacacacacacacacacaaccaaaGAAGATAGAAGTGAGGTCAAGGACAGCTCGCCTAGAGTAAGGAATCAAATGACTGCAAAGAGGCGCAAAaacagaggagagcgacAAATAAAgattaaaaaaaaaagaaaacgaatcGCGAGTGAGAAGCGCAAGATGATAATTTCTCAGCCATGCCAAAGCGAAATGGAGGAAGGCACGATGGGGCagagcgaagaaaagagcgcaACAGACTGGTGCTACACAGTAAATATTGGAgcaagcaaaagaaaaaggaatgAAAGAGAGCGCCACGCAGTGCGAGTCTCAATTCCAGCGAGGGGTAGTCAATGCGTTCGaatgcgcgcgtgcgtgtgcgtgtgtgcgtggagggggggggaggctaCAAAATTCCTTTACAGCATACGTAGCCCGCGACTTGCACAAAGTAAAAGACAGCAAGGGAGTGAAAGGAGGACAAGtacggagagaggagaggaaacaGGTAGAGTGGAAAGACCTGCAACG includes the following:
- a CDS encoding putative mitogen-activated protein kinase → MTSNAAGNGSFTSSTNVVQLVSAQRGRKVYRVRGQSFDIDDSYTVTSVIGHGAYGVVCAALDDRTFQEVAIKRVSRVFEDLIDGRRIWREVLLLRILKECGCRNILRLIRVLPPRDSIMEFRDLYLVTDLYDLDLFSIIRQNKCESMDMLRRISVRVLRCLADMHSMGMVHRDIKPSNILLRDEKDAEEAIVCDFGLARAGLHRLSEPLDLTDYVVTRWYRPPELLLMCPYSYPIDIWAVGCVIAEYTMQRPLFAGRDYIHQLQFVLSSIPITGVGFIERSSSSSGLTNVNEIAKKYKGTRPLSQLLSKLPNDGLDLVTKMLTFEPEKRITAQEALNHPFFSSVGGPDCKSYPAPPELDLAFDMHAEVSECQLRRAIWEEVERYRKR
- a CDS encoding putative aldehyde dehydrogenase, whose amino-acid sequence is MLLSYVLIADLLVRAYTIFKWLWACVAQTFDRYTAPTIQVPLPAVTFTATPAAETLNPRSAGEGKIQCYDKGTNVPIGTVKAFTPAEVREVVEKARRAQQVWALTPFSTRRKLLFALMDYILAHQEFICQTACVECGKTMMDGTLGEMLTTFEKLRWTAAHGEEVLQDEVRDVGPMTIHKRASVSYVPFGVIGAIVSWNYPFHNIYGPMISALFAGNAFVGKVSEYSSYYASYYESIVKDGLRQLGYSSDLVSFLTGFAETGEAVVSSVDKLIFIGSPGVGKVIMRNAAATLTPVVLELGGKDPAIICEDADLEQVIPVVMRGNFQNCGQNCVGLERILVQERIHDQLVLEVTRLTRALTQGPASQGQYDLGAMTMGRAAIPTIQRLVDDTVKAGATLVCGGKAASDHFFPATILTNVTPDMPIAQEEVFGPVMVIMKFKTDQDAVKMVNACAYGLGSSVFSANIPRAHAIADRIRTGMVNINDFGINYLCQSLPFGGVKISGFDRFAGREGLRGNCIVRASTMDRIPGVKTTIPPILQYPISPAAFTFMENVAQVMYGRLPHMITSATKLFAIKPDKSTDKKKA